The following proteins are encoded in a genomic region of Nocardioides renjunii:
- a CDS encoding SDR family oxidoreductase translates to MQVEVRTAVRVAVLGGHGKTGRAVGAALADRGAEALPLGRAEWSSLAAAVAGCDAAYVIAPNLHPDEPAYVAEALDALHAADVGRVVYHSVASPYVPGMPHHLGKAAGEDLIRRSGLDWTILQPGAYLQNLDLTGRLEVPYSLDVPFGFLDLADLGRAAAVVLTEPGHGGATYELATRVATVRELADEAGVEARRVDDPGTHPWLTAMFAYYDRHGLPAGTRVLGALLRRS, encoded by the coding sequence GTGCAGGTCGAGGTGCGGACGGCCGTGCGGGTCGCGGTGCTCGGCGGCCACGGCAAGACCGGCCGCGCCGTCGGTGCTGCGCTCGCCGACCGCGGCGCCGAGGCGCTGCCGCTGGGTCGGGCCGAGTGGTCGTCCCTGGCGGCCGCGGTCGCCGGCTGCGACGCGGCCTACGTCATCGCGCCCAACCTGCACCCCGACGAGCCGGCCTACGTCGCCGAGGCGCTGGACGCGCTCCACGCCGCCGACGTCGGCCGGGTGGTCTACCACTCGGTCGCCTCGCCCTACGTCCCTGGGATGCCGCACCACCTCGGCAAGGCGGCCGGTGAGGACCTGATCCGCCGCAGCGGGCTCGACTGGACGATCCTGCAGCCCGGCGCCTACCTCCAGAACCTCGACCTCACCGGGCGCCTCGAGGTGCCCTACTCCCTCGACGTCCCCTTCGGCTTCCTCGACCTCGCCGACCTCGGCCGCGCCGCGGCCGTCGTCCTGACCGAGCCGGGGCACGGCGGGGCGACGTACGAGCTCGCGACCCGCGTGGCCACCGTGCGCGAGCTCGCCGACGAGGCGGGTGTCGAGGCCCGCCGGGTGGACGACCCCGGGACGCACCCGTGGCTGACCGCGATGTTCGCCTACTACGACCGACACGGGCTGCCGGCCGGGACGCGGGTGCTGGGCGCACTGCTCCGTCGTTCCTAG